A portion of the Sulfuricurvum kujiense DSM 16994 genome contains these proteins:
- a CDS encoding OmpP1/FadL family transporter, with protein MKRSIKIAVAAAIALSATSAFATNGDHMIGLSAESRALGGTGIAHNMGSANALTNPALLAKLKGKDEFIFAGTIFDSDVQVSTNAGSVNDPTKGVDMTSAEDASVIPAISLAHRINDDLVFGLGMYGTAGMGTDWRGTDKSLIQNYNGKVDLYNMRSSLMLMQFTPSLAYGNDIYGLGLTGIVQYGALSVDYDTNDAATNAKHIGSGVSNDIGFGFQLGGYYNPTKSLTIGAVYKSAIDMEYKNQISDAAEAYGYGSNPLALPAKSDHLEQPEEYGIGVSYELDKFTATMDVKEIKWSDAKGYKDFGWDDQTVYALGLKYSADSYWLGLGYNYGKNPVPNNKSNVPVNGNPAYNTDGDTMNLFNYAMFPATVEEAYTIGGGYSINETLALDMAYTYSPEVSDTVETTTVATGSATNTKHSQQALTLAVKFNF; from the coding sequence ATGAAACGTTCAATCAAAATCGCGGTCGCTGCTGCTATCGCTCTTAGTGCTACATCAGCATTCGCAACAAACGGGGATCATATGATAGGGCTGAGTGCTGAGTCTAGAGCTTTGGGTGGAACTGGTATCGCTCACAATATGGGTTCTGCAAATGCATTAACGAATCCCGCGCTTTTAGCTAAGTTGAAAGGTAAAGATGAATTTATTTTTGCTGGAACTATATTTGATTCAGATGTACAAGTTAGTACAAATGCTGGGAGTGTCAATGACCCAACTAAGGGTGTAGATATGACTAGTGCTGAAGATGCAAGTGTAATTCCGGCTATTTCTTTAGCACATAGAATCAACGATGATCTTGTATTTGGACTTGGTATGTATGGTACTGCTGGTATGGGCACTGATTGGAGAGGTACAGATAAATCATTAATCCAGAATTATAACGGTAAAGTTGATTTATATAATATGAGATCCTCATTAATGTTGATGCAATTTACTCCATCTTTAGCATATGGGAATGATATTTATGGTTTAGGTCTTACAGGAATTGTTCAATATGGTGCTCTAAGTGTAGATTATGATACAAATGATGCAGCAACAAATGCTAAACATATTGGTAGTGGTGTCTCAAATGATATTGGATTTGGTTTTCAACTTGGAGGTTACTATAATCCGACGAAATCTTTAACAATTGGTGCTGTATATAAATCAGCAATTGATATGGAATATAAAAATCAAATATCTGATGCGGCTGAAGCATACGGCTATGGTTCGAATCCTCTTGCATTGCCGGCAAAATCTGACCATTTAGAGCAACCTGAAGAATATGGAATAGGTGTATCATATGAGTTGGATAAGTTTACGGCTACAATGGATGTTAAAGAGATTAAATGGTCTGATGCAAAAGGGTATAAAGATTTTGGTTGGGATGATCAAACAGTTTATGCTCTTGGTTTAAAATATTCAGCAGATTCTTATTGGCTAGGTCTCGGTTATAACTATGGGAAAAATCCTGTTCCTAATAATAAAAGCAATGTACCTGTAAATGGTAACCCAGCTTATAATACAGATGGTGATACCATGAACTTATTTAATTATGCAATGTTCCCTGCAACTGTTGAAGAAGCTTATACTATTGGTGGAGGATATTCTATAAATGAAACTTTAGCATTAGATATGGCATACACATATAGTCCTGAAGTGAGTGATACTGTTGAAACCACTACTGTTGCAACTGGTAGTGCCACTAATACAAAACATTCACAACAAGCACTTACACTAGCTGTAAAATTTAACTTCTAG
- a CDS encoding Bax inhibitor-1/YccA family protein, producing the protein MALYDREYARQGAFGYESANRDEAQIVSFVKETYKLFAASMLAGGVGAYVGMPFAGIVAANYWWIAIPWMLFGMFGLQMIKNKPGVNMIGLFTFTFASGVIITPLLSHILGMAGGATIVGNAFFMTAALFGGLSFFAIKSAKDFTTWTKPIMIAFFIILAVSLINVFFLKSPMIYVAIQAIFLLVISIMVLIDTQNVIRGAYETPMDGAVALYLDFFNLFVTLLQLFGIFGSSDE; encoded by the coding sequence ATGGCTTTATATGATCGAGAATACGCACGTCAAGGTGCTTTTGGTTACGAGAGCGCAAATCGAGATGAAGCGCAGATCGTATCGTTTGTCAAGGAAACCTATAAATTGTTTGCTGCTTCAATGCTGGCAGGCGGTGTAGGTGCTTATGTCGGAATGCCGTTCGCGGGTATCGTTGCGGCAAATTACTGGTGGATCGCTATCCCATGGATGTTATTCGGTATGTTCGGTCTTCAAATGATCAAAAACAAACCGGGTGTCAACATGATCGGATTGTTTACCTTTACTTTTGCGAGCGGTGTTATCATCACTCCGCTTCTCAGCCATATCCTCGGAATGGCCGGAGGAGCGACAATCGTCGGTAATGCGTTTTTTATGACGGCGGCCTTGTTCGGAGGTCTTAGTTTCTTTGCCATTAAAAGCGCAAAGGATTTCACAACATGGACCAAACCGATCATGATTGCTTTCTTTATTATATTAGCGGTATCGTTGATCAACGTCTTTTTCTTGAAAAGCCCGATGATCTACGTTGCGATTCAGGCAATTTTCTTGCTTGTTATCAGCATCATGGTATTGATCGACACTCAAAACGTTATCCGCGGTGCGTATGAAACGCCGATGGACGGTGCAGTTGCGCTCTATCTTGATTTCTTTAACCTATTCGTTACGTTGCTCCAACTCTTCGGAATCTTCGGAAGCAGTGATGAGTAA